The region ACACAGGCCAGGCCTTTTTTCCTCATACTACTGTCCTCCTGAattgctggatttctgcctAAGGCTCTTCTGTACCAGTAAAATGGGAACCTTCAGTTTCCAATCGTAGCTTGGTCAGtatcaaagagaaaaaccatGACAGTCCTGACTGTAAATTATTGGTTTTATGCTCTCCTTTCCTTGGAACTTACCTGACAGTTTTCTACAGCTCTCTTAAAGAAATCATCCAACAGCAAATTCTGGAGCTCAGGGTTTCGATCAAAAGCATCTTTGATTTTTCCCAGGAACACACTAGGCAAAAGTTAACCAGGAATAAATATCACAGCTTCCAAAAAAGGCCCCGAATTCAAAATTTACAGTGCCAAAACTTGGCTCAGTCAGACTAAGATTCCAAACAtggcaaagacaaaaaaaaatttcagcagtTAAGCCACCAGAATAGTGGGTTTATCTAGCAACCCCTAGTGCTGTCTACAGCCTCTCAGAATATTACCAGCAGAGTAACTCCATGGATTTTCCAATGAAACCTCTAGAATTGTCAGCCAAGCACTTCATAAGCAAAGTTTATGCTCTTCTCCCCTCAGCAGCCAGGTTACCTGCTCATCTCAATTACCTTCTGATGATGCAGCCTCCCCTCCACATCAGTGCAATCCCACCATAATTCAGTGTCCAGCCAAATTCTTTGGCTGCTTGTCTCAGCAGCATGAAGCCTTGAGCATATGAGATAATCTTGGAAGCATACAGggcctaaaaaaaaatcaaattcattCCAAGAGGCGTCTCACAAAGTTGAACAACAAACTTCACAGGATACTCTGCTCAGCCCACATCTCAACAGGGATGACTACAGTAGCAACATTCCAGTTatttgagaaacaaaatatcCTTTCCCGTTGGAAAGTTTGGTTTCAACAGAGAGAGCTCAAGAGAGCAATACTCAGGCAAAGGCAGGAGTGTTGAGGGGTGGACAAGCTCCTGTGCCTGAATTATGATCTCTGTGCCCCATGTAGGTGTCTCTGCCCACCATGGCTTAGAGTTGGATTCCTTCTGGATCCTTCCTAAGCCTCCTTTGGTTAGGAATGGGTCACATTATGTTTTGTGGACCTCAGGAGACAACGCACAGTGCTGAAAGCTGGCACCAGTTGCCATGAAACAGGAACACGAGCTCCTCCCCAGGGTTCACAGATCCCAAACCCGCTCTAACCTTGCACAGGGCTCACCTTGCGGATGTCCTCCAGGAAGGCCTTCTTGTCCCCACTGAACTGAGCCACTTTGGGCCCTTCCAGCAGCTTACTGGCCTGCACTCTCTCATCCTTGAGGGAAGACAGGCAGCGTGCAAACACAGCTTCACCTTGGGGTATGGCAGGAAAGAGGAGATCAGAAAGCTGGGCATCCCTGCTCATGTCTGACATACTCAAGCACCACGCAGTGTCACTGAGTGATGAGCCATGTACACAAGTGAAATAACTGGGGCACAAATGAATTATTCCAACAGCACTCCTGAGGGGCAACACTGCCACTCAGTACAACCACTGAGTACAACCTACAGCTTTcaaatgataaagaaaaaagccaCGAGTCATCCACATGAAAATTTATCCTCAGGAACATTTACCAGCTCTCAATTTTGAGAATTTACTTTAAAATCCTCTCCTAGCTAGCAGAGACAGACAGTGTTGCACTGCAATCTAGGGAACAGCGAGGCTGAAGACTTCACCAAGTATTGTATCATGCTTTTAGGATAAAAAGCTGTTCCTTGAGTGCCAGCTTACATTAACTCGATGTGCTTTAAAAGGCACACATGCAAAATAAGGGCAATTAAAATCAAGACTAAATCAGTAGGTTAACTTATAGGATGAAATAAGATTCATAAATCTGGTAGGCCCCTAGCACTAGTATTCAGAAGTCCATAAGAATGTTTTCTAACATCACTAAACAGGTTACTAAATATCATCTGTCAGGCTGGCTCAGGGAGTTCCTAATCAAGCTGGTTTAAGCTGTACTTGTTTGCAAATAAAGACAGTATTGTaaaatgagggagaaaaagCTTGCTTTTCAAAGATAGAAGGAGAGGCAAGTCTTCATACTGTCATTTTGTTCCACCCTTTGAGTTGTGttatatcaaaaaaaaaaaaaaaaaaaaaaaaaaaaaaaacaaaaacacattgCAAAATCaacaacaattttaaaaaaagagtgagTAATGTTTTCACAAGAGTCTGGATCCTCCCTACAGCAGGAAGACATATCACACCTAAATCAGAACAGGctaatttccatttctgcaaAAACTTCCTTCTCCAGTGGGGAGGAGCAGCATGGTAGGAAAATCAGGACAAAGCAGGAGTAGCATGACTCTGCTTTTATGCTTTTACAAGCAGAAGTTTGCAAGTCATGCTCATGCAGTAAAACCACACAGTAACTGCCCTGAGAGTGGCCACGTTTGCACAAGGACTATGGCACACACTTCCCTATCAGCCATTACCTAACAATGctgcctggcactgcacagcactCACCAGGGAGTGTCTCCTCCACCCTTGATCTTTGCAAGCACCCCAAAGAGGAGAATATTAGCAGTACAAGCAGGAAACACTGTTTCAAGCCTAGAACTGAAGGACTACAGCTGCGGTAGAACATTAAAACCATTTAGAGAActtgttttgctgctggaatGCAGCCATGTTTCTTTGACAGCTACACTGCAGTTACTTTTAGCTActgaatgtaatttttcttctggactCGAGCAGCcaatgcaaaggaaaaggaggtAGAGAAAGcatggaaatgaaagcaaatctgAGAGCACAGAACCTTCTGACTCATCTGATTTACTCAGTGGGAAGCTTGCTCTGGACCTGTGGTATTAGGGCACTCTGAATGTGCTGCAGATGTGTTCCAGCTCCCCTGCAATACAACACTGAGCACAGCCCTCAACGTTCCCCTGAACATCACTGAGtcctcacagcactgcagacaccagggacacagcaggatcGCCAGCATTGAAGGAACAGGGTAAAGACAAGCCCAGCAAAAACACCCGGGAGCAGCTGTCAGGGCAGAAAAGCTGGAACAGCTACACCTACAAGagcctctgctgccagcccagccccactgtggGCTCACTGCTGAGACTGCTTTCCCCTGCTCCTTACTGTGATGTGGTACATGGGGGTAGGAAAGATGAAAGCACCAGTTACCGATGAGTGTGACCGGGACTCCATACTCCAGGGCAGAAATGGCTGTCCACTTCCCCGTGCCTTTCTGCCCTGCACTGTCCCTGATCTTTGGGAGAAGGTATTTGCCATCACTGTCTTTGAATTTGAGAATATTGGCTGTGATCTCAATCAGGAAAGAGTCCAACTCTGTCTTATTCCACTCCTGAAATacctgaaaaaggagaaaaagtataTACATATTCATACACAGTGCAATTTGCTATGTCTCTACTACATCTTTTAATCAATTAATGTATATATTTTGCCTGCTTGATTACAATGCTCAGTGTTTCACTAGCTCTTTTCAGGCAAGGTAGTTCACATCTCTGTACATGAAGGTGCTTCCTGGAGAGAAATCAACTATAGCATGGGAAGAGGTTTAGACAACTTTTGTAAGCATTCAGCTGTCTGTGCTCACTGCTCCTATCTCATGGAAAGCTCAGGAGGAATATTGTACCACCCTTGCAGGAGGCATGTCAGAAAAATTCACTTCATGTACATGCAGCAGCTTtaccccagcccagcacctcaCCAGGGGCAGACAGACACCACggcacaaaaaaaggaaagacagtAAAAACTGCAAATCACCTTTGCCATCTCATCGTGCTCCATGCCCACCACATCTTTCATCAGGTGATAGGCCTCACAGATCAGCTGCATGTCTCCATACTCAATCCCATTGTGCACCATCTTCACAAAAtgtccagctccttcctctcccacctGTTCAGAAACATCCAAAAATCCCCTCAGCAAGAGCTTCGTCATCACCTCCAGTGTTTAATACCTGCCCATGGCTTCCTTCTGCCTAAAGGAGGGAATCAAAGACAGTGCTAACTGAAACCAGTGGGTCACAGGTCCTTTTAGCTCCCCCAGCACATGACCCAGCCACAAAACTTTGTCTTTCCATTGCACGGTATGAGTTACCAGGGATGGGAGATTGGAAATGAACACAGCCAGAACATCAGCCACTGACGGTGCTGTGCTTATTGTGGACAAACATCCCTGAGCTTCAGCAACCAAACTGCCTAAGCATGGCTCTAACCCCAAGTTAGGGTCAGTATCAGATGACTATTTACCCAGTCACAACAAGGTTCCCCAGATCCCACTTTAGCAGCAATGCTTTGAAATATGGTCTTGATGTGGGGCCTGTGGGGAGAAAGAATACACCTtagcagccaggcaggggatACAACAccacaagagaaaacaaataaaatctacCAGAATCTATCAGAAGGAGGTATGATGCCTCCTTCTGACACCCGCCAAaaggcagcctgggctgagggCACTTGGCAGGCTGATAacccaccctcacagcaatgTCAATTAAATATGTTCTTCCCAACTGGACAGTTTGCAAGACATTGGAACAATCAAGTCATGCTTCCAACACTGTACAGACAAGCATAATGCACTTCAAGGAGCCCAGATATCCTCTCCATTGGAACACAGAAGCTGTTCTAACTTAGCTGATCACGGGAAAAGATGATTGGGCAGAAACTTACTGTTGTTGATGGCTTTGTGCCATCAAATTTGGACAGGCTGATACAGGTATGAAACACTAATGCAAATGGACAGGGACTCAAGAGATACTAAAGCTCCCTTAAAGCCTAGACAcaccttttctttccacatCTATACAGAGAATGGGCAACCAGGGATAAAGTCTAATATGAGCATTGATGTGCAGTCCTTTACTGAGGCATGAGCACAGCAGCATGCAGAAACTTGCAAATAAACTGATGCATTCAATAGTAGTACAAACATGTACTGAGGCTCCTTTTATAATGTGTCACAGGGCCAATTGCTGCTGCCTGATTCATGGTTAGCAGCTTCCCGAGTGTGTACAGccccagaagagaaaaataagaaataatacttgtctaaaatttaaacaaaattccCTTCTCCCGTCAGATGTCTGTAGGTCATGCTTTTGCCTGTGGATTCCTGGAAGAAAAGCCTGCCTTTGTTCTGCCTTACATGAAGGCTTAGCACTGCCCCATGACCCCAGCCAGGTTGAGAAATCTGGAGCCTTGAGGAAGTGAGATGGCAACATATCTTGCTCTCTCCACACCCAcaccctcctctttccctccctcagAGCACAATGTGAATTGTTGCAAACCATTCTGAACAAGAAAATGTCGTAGTTCATGCTTACCAGGCTTCCTTGGCTCCTCCTGGCATGAGAGAAGGTCCATATCTGGCACCCTCCTCCCCGCCACTAACTCCACTTCCCACAAACAAGATGCCCTTTGCCTGTAGCTCCTTACAGCGCCTCTGGaaca is a window of Motacilla alba alba isolate MOTALB_02 chromosome 21, Motacilla_alba_V1.0_pri, whole genome shotgun sequence DNA encoding:
- the PGD gene encoding 6-phosphogluconate dehydrogenase, decarboxylating gives rise to the protein MAEADIALIGLAVMGQNLILNMNDHGFVVCAFNRTVSKVDDFLANEAKGTKVIGAHSLEEMVSTLKKPRRIILLVKAGSAVDDFINKLVPLLETGDIIIDGGNSEYRDTTRRCKELQAKGILFVGSGVSGGEEGARYGPSLMPGGAKEAWPHIKTIFQSIAAKVGSGEPCCDWVGEEGAGHFVKMVHNGIEYGDMQLICEAYHLMKDVVGMEHDEMAKVFQEWNKTELDSFLIEITANILKFKDSDGKYLLPKIRDSAGQKGTGKWTAISALEYGVPVTLIGEAVFARCLSSLKDERVQASKLLEGPKVAQFSGDKKAFLEDIRKALYASKIISYAQGFMLLRQAAKEFGWTLNYGGIALMWRGGCIIRSVFLGKIKDAFDRNPELQNLLLDDFFKRAVENCQEAWRRVISTGVQIGIPMPCFTTALSFYDGYRHEILPANLIQAQRDYFGAHTYELLSKPGVFIHTNWTGHGGNVSSSAYNV